TTCAAATTgtgaattttcaaaatgtttctagaaaaaatgTTCAGAGTTACATATTTCGCGGTTTCACATTGACAGAcagtaaaagataaaaacataCTTCATACAAACGCGAAGCCTCAGTTGGTGTCCAATTATTTCCGCATCGTATATTTTGCACCCACTTTACTCGCCGATCACTTACCGGGAACCTGACTAATTTCCAACCTTTTTCGGACCTGTTGCTACAATTTACTGCAACGCAGCAAGGCATCTTGAAATTGCAATTTACTTGCCGATAACTCTGACGATTCCAATACtacactaaaaaaagaatttgataatatattagcTACCAAATGTTGAGCGAAATAAtgccaattaaatatttggttaatataacctaaaataatattttcagtgTACAAAAAACATGTAAATGTACTACAATACACGCAACAccaagtataatattaatttttctaccaATATTGTATCCGGGAATACCCGCCGAATTTTCTCTACTATCTGTCAGTCATAAAGTTCCTTCATGCTGTCAGCCAAGTGGACCCAAAATGGCGGATGAGAATACTGTTGcacccctcgttgtgagtacgattttgggatcgctgccagagatctcgcgaggaaggtatttcgtcacatacaccgttatttgtcttgaacacttttattcttgtattcagttacaatagttagatcgcgacc
Above is a window of Monomorium pharaonis isolate MP-MQ-018 chromosome 10, ASM1337386v2, whole genome shotgun sequence DNA encoding:
- the LOC118647490 gene encoding peroxynitrite isomerase THAP4-like, which gives rise to MPCCVAVNCSNRSEKGWKLVRFPVSDRRVKWVQNIRCGNNWTPTEASRLYEKHFENSQFERHRSDGLRKLKPNAIPTLFDVPNPPPMIDPSPRKSLYKNPEKKSCFRQFGNSEACQT